Proteins encoded together in one Sulfoacidibacillus ferrooxidans window:
- a CDS encoding DUF2079 domain-containing protein produces MSFLLDLSFDLKNKIKNLYKRSLFDYIVSAIIIIQSILLISFSFKQFCRFNLTHDFSIFSQAYYLIGHGDFNPFDTLQGFPYYQNHFELIMWPIAILFSPFNSSFILLIIQDISIILSEIVILVWVKQISDDNLFVRFLTLIILICNPGLYWGAAWDFHFESLATFFLCVSLYSLYKDRTKSVIVFSFLTLLCGDVSATYVIGAGITSLILRKNWKVGLTQIVMGLFLLVIVHLLDANKGDAISGSYGYLDPGRVNNLFSLFIAVITHPLIVGRVFIDRFKDIYANISLIGFLGLFSLWSLPTIITVLLPSALASYIALIVPGFQSTPMYFVGTLGTIYILMWLKQKVNYKFFWIVSMLLLINSIGWGIVWLPKLDTTWIRNDDRDAKVLNLIDTIVPKKDELIVQNGVSGRFASRPYFYTYQGASKISLRQGNNYFIFAPYTGIEGSSTIKVDQVENLLVKKFGAKILFIKNGIILLDLFSLNKKIIYLNGSSASIPVWTLRSEEGHFSFNSNKKSITLFSGVHSGYLLYGDYWNLLYGKEYIYHIKIKDLKGAAVVQLWDTSSNKLLEVRTIIPMPSFQNLKFKFFFNSSDYIRPYVFQGWGPFSDIPLQPTSKDSIEVRIWVPQYSDVSISSISMS; encoded by the coding sequence TTGAGTTTTTTACTTGATTTATCATTTGATTTAAAAAATAAAATTAAAAATTTATATAAAAGAAGTTTATTTGATTACATTGTTTCTGCCATTATAATTATTCAAAGTATACTACTTATATCTTTTAGCTTTAAACAATTTTGCCGTTTTAATCTTACTCATGATTTTTCAATTTTTTCTCAAGCATATTATTTGATAGGTCATGGAGATTTTAATCCATTCGATACTTTGCAGGGATTTCCTTATTATCAAAATCATTTTGAATTGATTATGTGGCCGATAGCTATTCTTTTTTCGCCATTTAATTCAAGTTTTATATTACTAATTATACAAGATATATCGATCATTTTGAGTGAAATTGTAATATTAGTATGGGTGAAACAAATCTCGGATGACAACTTGTTTGTTAGATTTTTAACACTTATTATATTAATATGTAATCCAGGTTTGTATTGGGGAGCAGCATGGGATTTTCATTTTGAATCTCTTGCAACTTTTTTTCTGTGTGTTTCACTTTATTCTTTATATAAAGATAGAACCAAAAGCGTAATTGTTTTTTCATTTCTTACTTTATTATGTGGGGATGTGTCAGCAACTTATGTCATCGGTGCTGGAATAACAAGTCTTATATTAAGAAAGAATTGGAAGGTTGGATTAACTCAGATTGTAATGGGTTTATTTTTGCTTGTGATTGTTCATCTTTTAGACGCAAACAAAGGTGATGCAATCTCTGGTTCTTATGGATATTTGGATCCTGGTAGAGTTAACAACTTATTTTCCCTTTTTATTGCTGTTATAACTCACCCACTTATTGTTGGTCGTGTTTTTATTGATCGATTTAAAGATATATATGCAAATATATCTTTAATAGGTTTTTTGGGATTGTTTTCATTGTGGAGTTTACCTACGATTATCACCGTTTTGTTACCAAGTGCATTAGCGTCATATATTGCTTTAATAGTACCTGGTTTTCAAAGCACGCCTATGTATTTTGTTGGTACATTAGGTACTATTTATATTTTGATGTGGCTAAAGCAAAAAGTGAATTATAAATTTTTTTGGATAGTGTCTATGTTACTTCTTATTAATTCTATTGGCTGGGGTATTGTATGGCTTCCTAAATTGGATACAACATGGATAAGAAATGATGATAGAGATGCTAAAGTATTAAATTTGATTGATACAATAGTTCCTAAGAAAGATGAACTAATTGTACAGAATGGAGTTTCAGGTAGATTTGCTAGTCGACCATATTTTTATACATATCAAGGTGCATCAAAAATTTCTCTTAGACAGGGTAATAACTATTTTATTTTTGCTCCTTACACAGGAATTGAAGGTAGTTCCACCATCAAAGTAGACCAAGTTGAAAATCTTTTAGTTAAAAAATTTGGAGCTAAAATACTTTTTATAAAAAACGGCATTATTTTACTGGATTTATTTTCATTGAATAAAAAAATTATATACCTTAATGGAAGTAGTGCGTCTATTCCTGTCTGGACTCTTAGAAGTGAGGAAGGTCACTTTAGTTTTAATTCAAACAAAAAATCTATTACTTTATTTTCGGGTGTCCATTCAGGATACCTCTTATATGGAGATTATTGGAATTTATTATATGGAAAGGAATATATATATCATATAAAAATAAAAGATTTAAAGGGTGCAGCTGTTGTTCAACTCTGGGATACTTCTTCAAATAAGTTACTTGAAGTTAGAACAATTATTCCAATGCCTTCATTTCAAAATCTTAAATTCAAGTTTTTTTTCAATTCATCCGATTATATTAGACCTTATGTTTTTCAAGGATGGGGTCCATTTAGTGATATTCCTTTACAACCTACTTCTAAAGATTCTATTGAGGTTAGAATTTGGGTGCCACAATATAGCGATGTTTCAATTTCGTCAATTAGTATGTCTTAA
- a CDS encoding glycosyltransferase family 2 protein: MNVFSLENSSNCLSNKKFRTLSSISVVVPAYNEALSISKTYDKLIQVLEGTGVPFEILFVDDGSTDDTFEVLQKISVKDSRAKLVKLSRNFGHQLAVTAGIDNTSGEVIILIDADLQDPPEIIPQFIEKWSEGFEVVYAIRNSREGESLFKKLSAKFFYRILNKLTDIQIPLDTGDFRLMDRKVVNVLLQMPERHRFIRGLVSWAGFPQCGVPYIRSERFAGESKYPLKKMIKFSMDGITSFSFKPLQFALNLGFLCSGLGFLLILVIIILKVFTTLPIQGWTSLMVVILFLGGTQLFIMGIFGEYIGRIYDESRKRPLYIIEDKCNFPNNI, translated from the coding sequence ATGAATGTGTTTAGTCTAGAGAATTCTTCTAATTGTTTATCGAATAAGAAATTTAGGACTCTTTCAAGCATTTCTGTAGTAGTACCCGCTTATAATGAAGCATTGTCTATCTCAAAAACTTACGATAAATTAATTCAAGTACTTGAGGGAACTGGGGTTCCATTTGAAATTTTGTTTGTTGACGATGGTTCGACTGATGATACTTTTGAAGTGTTACAAAAGATATCAGTAAAAGATTCTAGGGCAAAGCTGGTTAAACTTTCAAGAAATTTCGGGCACCAATTAGCTGTTACAGCTGGTATAGATAATACATCTGGTGAGGTCATAATATTAATTGATGCTGATTTGCAGGATCCACCTGAAATTATTCCTCAATTTATCGAAAAATGGTCAGAGGGTTTTGAAGTGGTCTATGCAATTAGGAATTCTCGGGAGGGTGAATCTTTATTTAAAAAACTAAGTGCGAAATTTTTTTATAGGATTTTAAATAAACTTACTGATATACAAATTCCGTTAGACACAGGAGATTTTAGATTAATGGATCGTAAAGTAGTAAATGTTCTTCTTCAAATGCCAGAAAGACATAGATTTATTCGAGGGTTAGTTTCCTGGGCGGGTTTTCCTCAATGTGGTGTTCCATATATTCGTTCTGAAAGATTCGCAGGTGAATCTAAGTATCCCTTAAAAAAAATGATTAAGTTTTCTATGGATGGAATTACATCATTTTCATTTAAACCTCTTCAGTTTGCTTTGAATTTAGGTTTTTTATGTTCTGGATTAGGTTTTTTGTTAATTTTAGTTATAATTATATTAAAAGTATTTACGACTTTGCCCATCCAAGGTTGGACTTCATTAATGGTTGTAATTTTATTTTTGGGTGGTACTCAATTATTTATTATGGGTATATTCGGAGAATATATAGGACGTATTTACGATGAATCTAGAAAACGACCTTTGTATATTATTGAAGATAAGTGCAACTTCCCTAACAATATCTAG
- a CDS encoding transposase: MLVAKDWTFIEKFWLLDLSGTASLLNSQYATRGIQATDPADLLRAYLLMVQVGQTSITAWVDELRRVPLYAIISGFKPGHTPGVGTFYNLFARFWPQTSPPISGQIKPNRNKKPVKGKKGEKAPTTTPKKVERLVNRLLVRRPAPRTLPTDILMSLIREQFVEVSSKLGLIGDVSALSVAGDGTPIRTAAFPRSKRIGSCRVQGIQDCTYNRLYSQLDCNIGWDSHRNCHDFGYHLYMFTTSDSHADLPLYPRLGPAYRHESVSLVVGIKEFEQYYPEWHWKRVLLDAAHDAMPFYRYFESKGTIPFIDLNKRQTGNKKYKDNISVSSSGVSICQKGLAMKDNGYDRSRRRRKYRCPLMQKGVCTCDAPCSNSSYGRCVYTYTKDNPAFVSASCS; this comes from the coding sequence ATGCTTGTCGCCAAGGACTGGACATTCATCGAGAAGTTCTGGCTACTCGACCTCTCCGGCACTGCATCTTTATTGAATAGTCAGTACGCCACTCGGGGCATTCAAGCCACTGACCCCGCCGATCTGCTACGCGCTTACCTGCTCATGGTACAAGTCGGTCAGACCTCCATCACGGCTTGGGTTGACGAATTGCGACGGGTGCCGCTTTACGCCATCATCAGTGGTTTTAAGCCCGGTCATACACCTGGTGTCGGTACCTTTTATAATCTCTTCGCTCGTTTTTGGCCCCAAACTAGCCCTCCTATCTCTGGCCAAATCAAACCAAACCGCAACAAGAAGCCAGTCAAAGGCAAGAAGGGTGAAAAAGCACCCACTACGACACCGAAAAAGGTAGAACGATTGGTCAATCGACTCCTTGTGCGCCGCCCTGCACCCAGAACATTACCTACCGACATCCTTATGTCGTTAATTCGCGAGCAGTTTGTAGAAGTCTCCTCAAAACTTGGACTCATAGGTGATGTGTCGGCGCTCTCGGTCGCTGGAGATGGAACACCGATTCGGACGGCTGCCTTTCCTCGCAGTAAGCGCATTGGCTCCTGTCGGGTGCAAGGAATCCAGGATTGCACCTACAATCGCCTCTATTCACAACTCGATTGCAATATCGGCTGGGATAGCCATCGCAACTGCCATGACTTTGGCTACCATCTCTACATGTTCACAACATCCGACAGCCACGCAGACCTGCCACTGTACCCGAGACTTGGACCAGCCTACCGCCATGAATCTGTCTCACTGGTCGTTGGCATCAAGGAGTTTGAACAGTATTATCCAGAATGGCACTGGAAGAGGGTATTACTCGACGCTGCACACGATGCCATGCCCTTTTACCGCTATTTTGAGTCCAAGGGCACCATCCCTTTCATCGACTTAAACAAGCGCCAAACGGGCAACAAGAAATACAAAGACAACATCTCAGTTTCGTCTTCGGGCGTATCCATTTGCCAAAAGGGTCTGGCCATGAAAGACAATGGCTACGACCGCAGTCGTCGGCGACGCAAGTACCGTTGCCCCTTGATGCAAAAGGGCGTCTGTACTTGTGATGCACCTTGTTCCAACTCGTCTTATGGTCGCTGCGTGTACACCTACACCAAGGACAATCCGGCGTTTGTTTCCGCCAGTTGCTCGTAA
- a CDS encoding sugar phosphate nucleotidyltransferase: MKIILLSGGSGKRLWPMSNDIRSKQFLKVLQNKENRYESMLQRVWSQLGELDAHTNTFICASSSQMDAITFQIGNVRIVEEPERRDTFAAIALSSLYLLDIVGCDVNEPIVVLPVDHFVELDYFKQVMELPFILSESEANLVLMGVTPDHPASKFGYILTEGSNDCSHLGFNVKGFIEKPSKEFAIRLIESGALWNCGVFCFRLGYLVNHLSLKKLPTDYYSLRKTYSQIDKISFDYEVVEKENSIRAISYTGEWNDLGTWDSLAQRVGHSMIGLGSSNDCDRSMVINELNIPLVTFGLKDLVVVATPDGILVSNKAYSENLKSVIGEFTGRPMYEERRWGLYRVLDYQRLADGQAVLTKLVEMFPGSNISYQRHQLRSEVWTIIEGLGEVIRDDHVIQVSPGDVVRIYAEQWHGIRAITGLKLVEVQRGTELIEEDIERKFINWSELEIAIGLQT; the protein is encoded by the coding sequence ATGAAAATTATTCTTTTATCTGGTGGATCAGGGAAAAGATTATGGCCAATGTCGAATGACATTCGTTCAAAACAGTTTTTAAAAGTGTTACAAAATAAAGAAAATAGATATGAATCTATGCTTCAGAGGGTGTGGAGTCAATTAGGAGAACTGGATGCACATACAAACACGTTTATTTGTGCGTCCAGTTCTCAAATGGATGCAATTACTTTTCAAATTGGGAATGTACGTATTGTTGAAGAGCCTGAGAGAAGAGATACCTTTGCAGCCATTGCACTATCTAGTCTTTATTTACTTGATATAGTCGGATGTGATGTCAATGAACCTATTGTGGTATTACCTGTTGATCATTTTGTTGAATTAGATTATTTTAAACAGGTGATGGAATTGCCATTCATACTGTCTGAATCTGAGGCGAATTTGGTTCTTATGGGAGTCACACCTGATCATCCTGCTAGTAAGTTTGGTTATATTTTAACTGAGGGAAGTAATGATTGTTCTCATCTCGGTTTTAATGTTAAGGGTTTTATTGAGAAACCGTCAAAAGAATTTGCAATTAGGTTAATTGAATCAGGTGCTTTGTGGAATTGTGGAGTGTTTTGCTTTCGATTAGGTTATTTAGTTAATCACTTATCTTTAAAGAAGTTGCCGACTGATTATTATAGCTTGCGAAAAACATATTCACAGATTGATAAAATAAGTTTTGATTATGAAGTTGTAGAAAAAGAGAATTCTATTCGTGCAATATCTTACACTGGAGAATGGAATGATCTTGGAACTTGGGATTCGCTTGCGCAAAGAGTAGGACATTCTATGATAGGACTTGGGAGCTCAAATGATTGTGATAGAAGTATGGTTATTAATGAGCTTAATATCCCATTAGTAACATTTGGCCTTAAGGATTTGGTCGTTGTTGCTACACCAGATGGTATTCTTGTATCAAATAAAGCTTACAGTGAAAATTTAAAATCAGTTATCGGCGAATTTACAGGAAGACCAATGTATGAAGAAAGGCGTTGGGGATTATATCGAGTGTTGGATTATCAACGACTTGCTGATGGACAAGCCGTTCTAACAAAATTGGTCGAGATGTTTCCTGGATCTAATATTAGCTATCAAAGGCATCAATTAAGGTCTGAAGTGTGGACTATTATAGAGGGACTTGGTGAAGTAATAAGAGATGATCATGTTATCCAAGTATCACCTGGTGATGTTGTACGGATTTATGCAGAACAATGGCATGGAATTCGTGCTATTACAGGATTAAAGCTTGTGGAGGTTCAAAGAGGAACAGAGTTAATAGAAGAGGATATTGAACGTAAGTTTATTAACTGGTCTGAATTAGAAATTGCAATTGGTCTTCAAACTTAA
- a CDS encoding site-specific integrase, giving the protein MEFVEPIREKRQIDAIKKILRSNNLRDYTLFVMGINSGLRVGDLISLSICDVLDNSHKIKDRIAIKEMKTGKSKNFPLSSNCKKAISEYLNSRSYNLNEPLFISRKKNQSLQRAQVWRIINGAARDVGIMDNIGTHTLRKTFAYHAYKSGIDITLIQRLLNHSSTSITLRYIGITRDQLDDVYLKLDL; this is encoded by the coding sequence ATGGAGTTTGTCGAACCGATACGGGAGAAAAGACAAATCGATGCAATTAAAAAAATTTTACGCAGTAACAATCTACGTGATTACACATTGTTTGTTATGGGGATAAATAGTGGGTTGCGTGTTGGTGATTTAATTAGTCTTTCAATATGTGATGTCTTAGATAATTCCCATAAGATTAAAGATCGAATAGCAATAAAGGAAATGAAGACAGGGAAAAGCAAAAACTTTCCATTATCTTCAAATTGTAAAAAAGCAATTAGTGAATATCTTAATAGTAGATCTTATAATCTTAATGAGCCCTTGTTTATTAGTCGTAAAAAAAATCAATCTTTACAACGTGCACAGGTTTGGAGAATCATTAATGGTGCTGCTCGTGATGTGGGGATTATGGATAATATCGGTACACATACTTTGCGGAAGACTTTTGCTTATCATGCCTATAAATCTGGGATTGACATCACCTTGATTCAGCGGTTACTAAATCATTCTTCGACTTCAATTACATTACGCTATATCGGGATAACACGTGATCAATTGGATGATGTTTACTTAAAATTAGATTTATAA
- a CDS encoding rolling circle replication-associated protein encodes MYYKIVKSGITTEVIEHQFRPEKPIKSSFKHKQIDICKSEQDIIMSKNKNRVKAMSRARIMIRRNIQSNAFYWRDNSQSVIHPLFITLSFKENITDVSKAYNYLNKFLKRLNYNIFKNKKLSIKYLSVIDFQARGAIHFHIIFFNVLFKFKNTIIDLWKLGNANCKFIYNRKYLNNIMNYMIKKVCKPDKRLVGIKSYTVSAGLIKPIIITDQLEATEYVNNLKLQDRVFIRYYNSEYLGKTVYSVYKKI; translated from the coding sequence ATGTATTATAAAATTGTAAAATCAGGAATAACTACAGAGGTAATAGAGCATCAATTCCGGCCAGAAAAGCCCATTAAGAGTTCTTTCAAACATAAGCAGATAGATATTTGTAAAAGTGAACAAGATATTATAATGTCTAAAAATAAGAATAGAGTAAAGGCTATGTCAAGAGCTAGAATTATGATAAGGAGGAATATTCAAAGTAATGCTTTTTATTGGCGTGACAATAGTCAGTCTGTGATACACCCGCTGTTTATAACATTATCTTTTAAAGAAAATATAACAGATGTTTCAAAGGCGTATAATTATTTAAATAAATTTTTAAAACGTCTAAATTACAATATTTTTAAAAATAAAAAATTATCAATTAAATATTTAAGTGTTATTGATTTTCAAGCTCGGGGTGCGATACATTTCCATATTATATTTTTTAACGTTTTATTTAAATTTAAAAACACTATAATAGATTTATGGAAATTAGGAAATGCAAATTGCAAATTTATATACAACCGGAAGTATTTAAATAATATTATGAATTATATGATTAAAAAGGTATGCAAACCAGATAAGCGTTTAGTAGGAATTAAATCTTATACTGTTAGCGCTGGACTTATAAAACCTATTATAATTACAGATCAGCTTGAAGCTACAGAGTATGTTAATAATCTTAAGTTACAAGATAGGGTTTTTATACGATACTATAATTCTGAATATTTAGGTAAAACTGTGTATAGCGTATATAAAAAAATATAA
- a CDS encoding tyrosine-type recombinase/integrase — MLLAAGIKEYLEYMVNIERSAETVRSYNSHYKLFIKHLESHYNCQVYIEDITKQDVDNYLAHLRNVCEYKPTSRAHVVNALRPFFRYSLQREWIVKNIMLSVDNIKVPQKERNYLTAVEVNQLVDKIDHSLVRLVSWFLFRTGLRISECLNLTINDVDFAKRQITIIAGKGNKDRIIPMSASVWERLYVYLQSERPSSASTLFFITKRSGKLTRTTVNNKLKYAAQNLGWTQPVTAHVLRHSFSFNLIKNKVSIVEVQKLLGHTSLAVTSVYAHTDLDELTKAVNTLL, encoded by the coding sequence GTGCTATTAGCTGCAGGGATTAAGGAATACCTAGAGTATATGGTGAACATAGAAAGAAGTGCTGAAACAGTGCGTAGTTATAATTCTCACTATAAACTATTTATTAAGCATTTAGAATCTCATTATAATTGTCAAGTGTATATAGAAGATATCACTAAACAAGATGTCGATAATTATTTAGCTCACCTCAGAAATGTATGTGAGTATAAGCCGACAAGTCGTGCTCATGTTGTCAATGCACTGCGTCCTTTTTTTAGATACTCTCTTCAACGCGAATGGATTGTTAAGAATATCATGCTTTCTGTTGATAACATAAAAGTGCCACAGAAGGAGAGAAATTACTTAACTGCTGTTGAAGTAAATCAATTGGTGGATAAGATTGACCATTCACTTGTGCGATTAGTTAGTTGGTTTCTTTTTAGAACTGGACTTAGGATTTCTGAATGTCTAAATTTAACTATTAATGATGTTGATTTTGCTAAGCGGCAGATCACTATCATAGCGGGTAAAGGAAATAAGGATCGTATAATACCAATGTCTGCTTCTGTTTGGGAACGTCTATATGTCTATCTGCAGTCAGAGAGACCTAGTAGTGCAAGTACACTATTTTTTATAACAAAAAGAAGTGGCAAACTAACGAGAACAACTGTTAATAACAAGTTAAAATATGCGGCACAAAATCTAGGGTGGACGCAACCTGTTACAGCTCATGTATTGCGACATTCCTTTAGTTTCAATTTAATAAAAAATAAGGTTAGTATAGTAGAAGTTCAAAAATTATTGGGACACACCTCACTAGCAGTAACCAGTGTATATGCACATACTGATTTAGATGAGCTAACAAAAGCGGTTAATACACTTTTATAG